Proteins from one Deinococcus actinosclerus genomic window:
- the pyrE gene encoding orotate phosphoribosyltransferase, which yields MTHATGPDAATLDILDLYRQAGAYHEGHFLLASGRHSPKFLQSTTVLQHPHYTEQIGRALAGALRGAGIDAQLVIGPAMGGVVLAYETARHYGTRAIFAEKDGQGDMKIREAFTIAPGEPFVAVEDVLTTGGSVLKAVRAAEAAGGRCVGIACIVDRRAGGGDLHGYPLVALTRLVFDTYAPDEVPGWLAALPLQEI from the coding sequence ATGACCCACGCCACTGGCCCGGACGCCGCGACCCTCGACATCCTCGACCTGTACCGTCAGGCCGGCGCGTACCACGAGGGGCACTTCCTGCTCGCCTCGGGCCGCCACAGCCCCAAGTTCCTGCAGAGCACCACCGTCCTCCAGCACCCCCACTACACCGAGCAGATCGGCCGCGCGCTGGCCGGGGCGCTGCGTGGAGCGGGCATCGACGCGCAGCTCGTGATCGGGCCGGCCATGGGCGGCGTCGTCCTGGCGTATGAAACGGCCCGGCACTACGGCACCCGGGCGATCTTCGCGGAGAAGGACGGGCAGGGCGACATGAAGATCCGCGAGGCCTTCACCATCGCCCCCGGCGAGCCCTTCGTGGCGGTCGAGGACGTCCTCACGACCGGCGGGAGCGTCCTGAAGGCCGTGCGCGCCGCCGAGGCCGCCGGGGGCCGCTGCGTGGGCATCGCGTGCATCGTGGACCGCCGCGCCGGGGGCGGCGACCTGCACGGCTACCCGCTGGTGGCCCTGACCCGGCTGGTGTTCGACACCTACGCGCCCGACGAGGTGCCCGGGTGGCTCGCGGCGCTGCCCCTGCAGGAGATCTGA
- a CDS encoding RluA family pseudouridine synthase has protein sequence MSDDAPSNSGFAFRSQVRAGGERVLAFLTREYQHSDGATWAARLAAGEVEVRGVPARGDEVLRAGDVVVWHRPPWREEAAPLDYAVLLEDDALVAVSKPSGLPTLPGAGFLTHTLLTQVRLRYPGASPLHRLGRGTSGAVLFARTGAAGAALSRAWREHEVGKVYRALGTGVPQWDTLDIRTPIGPVPHPRLGTVFAASPGGKPSRSVATVRERRAGQTLFDVAIHTGRPHQIRIHLAAAGHPLVGDPLYGPGGLPLAGLPGLPGDLGYLLHAWTLHFTHPVTGQAVRVEAPPPDALRPAGDR, from the coding sequence ATGTCCGACGACGCGCCCTCGAATAGCGGTTTCGCGTTCCGCTCGCAGGTGCGCGCGGGCGGGGAGCGGGTGCTGGCGTTCCTGACGCGCGAGTACCAGCACTCGGACGGGGCGACGTGGGCGGCGCGGCTGGCGGCGGGTGAGGTGGAGGTGCGGGGCGTGCCGGCGCGCGGGGACGAGGTGCTGCGCGCCGGGGACGTGGTCGTGTGGCACCGTCCCCCGTGGCGGGAGGAGGCGGCCCCGCTGGACTACGCGGTGCTGCTGGAGGACGACGCGTTGGTCGCGGTGAGCAAGCCGTCTGGCCTGCCGACGCTGCCAGGGGCGGGGTTCCTGACGCACACGCTGCTGACGCAGGTGCGGCTGCGCTACCCGGGGGCCAGCCCCCTGCACCGGCTGGGGCGCGGCACGAGCGGCGCGGTGCTGTTCGCCCGCACCGGGGCGGCAGGCGCGGCGCTGTCCCGCGCGTGGCGGGAGCACGAGGTGGGGAAGGTGTACCGCGCGCTGGGCACAGGCGTGCCGCAGTGGGACACGCTGGACATCCGCACACCCATCGGGCCGGTGCCGCACCCGCGCCTGGGCACGGTGTTCGCCGCCAGCCCCGGGGGCAAGCCGTCGCGCAGCGTGGCGACCGTCCGCGAGCGCCGCGCCGGGCAGACCCTGTTCGACGTGGCGATCCACACGGGCCGCCCGCACCAGATCCGCATTCACCTCGCCGCGGCCGGGCATCCCCTGGTGGGCGACCCGCTGTACGGCCCGGGCGGTCTGCCGCTGGCAGGGCTGCCGGGCCTGCCGGGCGACCTGGGGTACCTCCTGCACGCCTGGACGCTGCACTTCACGCACCCCGTCACCGGGCAGGCGGTGCGGGTGGAGGCCCCGCCGCCGGATGCGCTGAGGCCCGCCGGCGACCGCTGA
- a CDS encoding ribonuclease H, whose protein sequence is MNQAFVDASWQEQSGPDGRVRGLGGWGLVLLRPGTLPARFQGQLLAPDNNAAEVRAVLEAVRAAPAGEPLTVHTDNQAVIASVGRGRGPALLDEEAREVQAEALARGVTLRVVYAPRTRRHMQSAHDLANDARRGSGSGGLLDPRSDVLIEQRPAQPEARVSLRRPGERVTAHVPLDLSSDVPPSAQALLAAVGLALPGEVLLVRRASRVAQALWQRPERALRPAAQAQLHHARRAADESGVQVEFLGTG, encoded by the coding sequence GTGAATCAGGCGTTCGTGGATGCCAGCTGGCAGGAACAATCCGGCCCCGACGGGCGTGTGCGCGGCCTGGGCGGCTGGGGGCTGGTGCTGCTGCGCCCCGGCACGCTCCCGGCGCGCTTCCAGGGGCAGCTGCTTGCCCCGGACAACAATGCCGCCGAGGTGCGCGCCGTACTGGAGGCGGTCCGCGCCGCGCCAGCCGGGGAGCCGCTGACGGTACACACCGACAATCAGGCGGTGATCGCCTCGGTCGGGCGCGGGCGCGGTCCCGCCCTGCTCGACGAGGAGGCCCGCGAGGTGCAGGCCGAGGCCCTGGCGCGCGGCGTGACCCTCCGCGTGGTGTACGCGCCCCGCACGCGGCGGCACATGCAGAGCGCCCACGACCTCGCCAACGACGCCCGGCGCGGCAGCGGTTCAGGCGGCCTGCTCGATCCGCGTTCGGACGTGCTGATTGAGCAGCGGCCCGCGCAGCCCGAGGCGCGCGTCAGCCTGCGCCGCCCCGGCGAGCGCGTCACCGCGCACGTCCCGCTGGACCTCAGTTCCGACGTGCCGCCCAGCGCGCAGGCCCTGCTGGCCGCCGTGGGGCTGGCCCTGCCCGGCGAGGTGCTGCTCGTCCGGCGCGCCAGCCGCGTCGCGCAGGCGCTGTGGCAGCGCCCCGAGCGCGCCCTGCGGCCGGCGGCGCAGGCGCAGCTGCACCACGCCCGCCGCGCCGCCGACGAGAGCGGCGTGCAGGTGGAGTTCCTCGGCACCGGGTGA